The DNA region CACGTGGAGGCGCAGGGTATTATTGCGCCTCTGAACCCTTAAACGGGAGGAGGTAACGATAAGGTGAAAATCGAGCAGATGTTTGAACATGTAATGGCTGAGCTTCAAAGGCAATATGCCGGTGGAAAGGCTTTGCGGGATTGTCCGACGAATGACGACCTATGGGAGTATTGGGAGGGAAAACTGAGCGAGGGGGAAAGAAGGAAGATTGAGGAGCATGTCTTTGAATGCCCCGTCTGCTTCGTGGAGTTCGAGAGGATAAGGGATATCGTGGAGGATATCGAGAAGGAGGAGATAAGATCGCTGGGCTCGATCTTAGGAAGGATATCCGAGCTGAGGGAAAAGCTCTCAACAATTCTCAAACCGGTGTACGTCGCCAAATCGGATGATCTCATCCCCGCCGCAATAATGGA from Candidatus Poribacteria bacterium includes:
- a CDS encoding zf-HC2 domain-containing protein, coding for MKIEQMFEHVMAELQRQYAGGKALRDCPTNDDLWEYWEGKLSEGERRKIEEHVFECPVCFVEFERIRDIVEDIEKEEIRSLGSILGRISELREKLSTILKPVYVAKSDDLIPAAIMDDREDITDFAIFRVLVHPEVEEGMVSMAFREYEDSDRFDGYLAHVILTIDGKELELLSRVRGAEIVLEDERLPSGDTKEGNISNIELYLRRMSGGR